Within the Cydia strobilella chromosome 25, ilCydStro3.1, whole genome shotgun sequence genome, the region attaatgaaaacttaaataaaaacataataattataaactatacatatacagggtgtccttagccattggacaaagccgaaatgtacatatgcattagggtatttagaaccagtatacaaagtatcataagaaccggtgtagcggttacgaagaaattaacaaattacgtttttttttactttggagcagcctgtatgtgttagtagctcctgaggtaataaatagtatgaaaccttcttcgaccttattgattatcttttttatttatgacaagaCTTCTGactttgacaaatgtcatcattgccgcacattttcgaacaagttgtcaaaaacactgccaatgattaatacagtatgtttctttttgttgtcgatcattggaattattttttgtttgaaaatttatttttttatcttttgttctaataaaaataaaaatttacgtcagagcattcctgagaagtaaccctacgtgggatttcagggtttgtccaatggctaaggtcaccctgtatatcaaACTAAATAtaccattaaaataaactaactaaaactaaaaaacctaACTTAAACTACTACTTATACTATGGctgctaaaataaattataatattatcctGTACTCATTTACATTGACAAAAATGAATGATCAGAAAATGCTGTTTttcttatgatataggaggcaaacgagcaaacGGATCGCCTGATGTATATTGATTTATggggcgttttctatgaaatgggaccttattgtcgatggcgcttacgccgcacagcgtcgcgcggcattgtatttatatcggagcatcgttaataatggcgtaagcgccatcgacaataaggtccctttttatagaaaataccacatattgatTACTTACCTGAGACTGAGGCGAAAATTGTGAAAGGGGTATAGCTTGAAGGTTAAAATTTTGCCCTGGTACCTAGAACATAAAGAATAGTttatgatacaagtgcgaaaaataggaaaaaaactcgtgtcgatttaaataagttttgtttgttactaACATTTCTATGGACTAATTATGTCTGATGCaagtaaattgaaattgaaataatgtataagtataaaaaaatggtacttACAAACTGGAGTTGCGGTGATGCTTTTAGTCCATTAATCTGGGGAAAATTATGATAATCAAATGTATGACAAACTTAATTATGGGGAAAATTATGAGAATTAAATGTATGACAAACTTAATTATGCGAAGTGCAAAAAACGCGTGAAAGGCTTCATACTTTACTTTTACATATAATAGGGATGTTTCCTGTgtttaaagtaaattatttcACGCCACGAAATAGCTTTATTTATCcgaaaaatattagaaaaaccCTAGACCACAGTTATTGTCTGACACCATTTCTGACACCAATCCGAAAGAACTATAAAgggtcgcttttcggtgaaggaaaacatcgcgaggaaaccggactaatcccaacaaggcctagtttctgcattgggttggaaggtcagatggtagtcgctttcgtaaaaactagtgcctacgccaattcttttTGCAAATTcgcaaataatttgatttgtttccaaaacttgttcagataccatagttaaataaaaatatacagcgaatttaagttttttacacaaaacttatttttgctctagttcgtttgttttataaactggaactggaactttattttttcagacctagatatacctcatgtcattgtatgtgaaaAGTATCATtgtaatccaacacgtagttttaaaatgagagcggaactacgtttgtatgggaaggtgcaaggtgcaattcggccgagcttgccggggacttaggAGTATTTGTATAAACCCAAGGGTTAGAAGCGAAGGATAAGTTTGTAGACGGTCTTATCCTATAGACGGTTTTTGCCCAAATTGATCTTATCGGTGTGGAATATGAgattttgaataaattaaattaataattacgttTGATGACGGTGAACAGCAGCCAATTGATTGTGATTggacctaaaaaataaaaaataaagttaaaaaaatgattttacaaAATATCCGTTTTATTATTGTCTTCTaacaatattacactttaataactaatattgttattatattacatacaaTAATATTGACAGATATATTACAtacaattattgttattttttatcaaggaaatcgGGAACACGGTTTTCATACCAAGttacaaactttttttcttGAAGATCCTTCACGTAAGCGATTCCTGTAATtacaagataaaaaaaaatacgaaaaattaCCTTGCAAATTGATAACGCAAGCGCCAAAATCACTATTTTCCCCGCCATTCTTGCTTTAAAAAGACACAAGAGCGCCAAGCCACGTCTTTTTATACATTCGTAGTTTTAGTGCAATGTTTTATGTTACTGTGACATAATTATGGATTGCaaaattatgataaaatatttgtgatatTAGGTTACGATAATAAGTGATATTAAGATACACTTGGAAAACAATGCAATAATTACATtgatttttatatctattttaatatatatcaCTAGATTTTCTTAGCGTGTCAATTTTCGCAATGTAtcgtataattatattgatactgcgaataaataataaagtacaTCTATTTATAGATAACAAATGATGTGTAGACacatttaaaattttctcagactaaatataaaatttgtgttacataaaaaaaactggtaaTAATAGTAGGTTtaagggcattttcacttaaaagtgtgcCATTTACTTTtattcgaaaatccatcaacttttgggttatttctactcacaatcacgaagatttaaaaagaaaaataatatgtccCCAAAAGATGTCAGTTTTGttacgcattttcacatacattttgtatggaccatTACAAAACTggcacccaaaatttgtatgaaaaactggggacactttttttcttcgTCTCATTTAATAGTATTCGTGATTCtaagtctaaataacccaaaacttgatggtttttcgaaaaaaagttatggtaccattttttctgaaaacccttGTAATTGCAAAGTAGATTGTAcctattattgttttaatatttttaggtcTGTGTCATAATATTACTATTATCGATTAACTGTTGCGTAAACTAGTTTATTATGCCCAATGGCATAATAAAGCAATGATCGCtacgataaataaaaatcgaacaAATTTCATGTTTATCGATAAGAAATTCTATATGAAACGGTAATTCGgtaataaataatcattttattttttttgttagagtCACAATGACTCTCGGTTTTCTTGTTAATTGTTTTCTACAATGCTGTTTTATCAAGGTAAATCAttgaatagtacattacgatacaagtgcgaaaaataggaaattcgcaactagtggcgataaattaaaacacgaccgatattgtaatatataatgtaataatCTTTAGACAAATAGCAGTACCTACTTGAAaagtaattattattactataaatgTGTTTGATtaggttataatttataacctaatcaAACCCATTTTTTGATGCGTATACATAAGGTTTCTCGATATACATTTTGTCTCGGAAGACTAAAAtgtgaaattaataaatatgttaataaTTTAGACActctggcaccgtcccacctccaacggactatgtaaaagcgggcggagcggcggaaagcgccgaaattttaaaacgtaataaatataagagcctcggtagagagtatcatttcgttccatttggagttgaaactctaggtccatggggtgccagcgcgcataagttgtttgcagaaatcgcgaagcgtctggttgacgtaactggtgaccgaagagctgacggctttctcgcacaacgtatcagcattgcgatacagcggggaaatgccgccagcatccttggtacaatgtctcaagggcctattttagatttaagctagttattaatttcgtttacgtagtaccactatatatatcttgtatgtaaataaatttgtgaatttgttaataattaattatacaaacaatATATTACGAAAAGCCACTATGCCACTAATGCCACTATGCTATGTTTTTATAGTTAGcattggtaaaaataaaaaccacgCATGCTGGCCTTAgctaaaaacaaatacaattttCATGTATCATCatgatttttttaagttaatattttttttgtatgtgtttACAGATAGTAACCGCCCAAATGCCAGCCACAAAGTACATCCAAATGGGAAGCATGGCGCCCGTCCGTCCAACCGTCCCCACCTTACCCAGTGTATCAATGCCATACACTGCCAACCCTACCCTTTCCTCCCTCATTAACAACTACATACCAAATCTACCTTACTCAAATCTACCCCTACCCTTTAATCTGCCTAACGCACCCCCCATAATGCCAATGTCTTCACCACAAATGAATTTACCCCTACCATTTACAAATGTACCCCCAGTTATGCCGTTATCCCCCTCAATGAATCTCGCGGTCCCCTCTTCAAACTTAAAACCTACGCCTCCAAGCAGTTTTATCGATCCAACAGTGATGAATAACTTGGCTATAGCTCTGCATTTGTTAATACTAAACAATTTATTACATCCAGAACAAGAAGCTTCAAAGACAAATGTGCCCACAGAACCTAAAACTCCCCCTTCCTACCCTCAAAATCCTCCACATCCTCAAGAAGCGGCTCCAAGCTCTCCATACCCTCAAAATTACTACCCAGAACCTCAAGAAACCGCTCCATACGCCCCTCCTAATTCTAAATTCCTAGGTTCTTCAGGTTTCGCTGAGCCGCCATTACCTTCTTTAATGGGAGCCCCTATGCCCCTTGGTTCAAGGAGCCATCATTGCCTTATGTCTCCTTATGAAGTTCTAACTTCAGGACCTCAACCAGGGAAAGATGTCTTCGCACAATACGGACCTCAGAATCTGAAAGCTGATTTTCAATCGCCGTATAATTCTTTAATGGCTATCGATAATACTAGTAAGGACTTGTTCAGTATGTTTTAaaagttatgtttattttatttattgtatgcttagtaaattattaaaaaaatatggtgttttatttgtaacaaattatgtatgtatatggtATATGGTATCGTATatggtatttatatttagttgACGGGACCCTCGGCGGCGAAGCGATTTCCGTACTCGAagatttaacattttttacaCAGAAATGAAAAAATAGTCCTCTCACAAAATTATTCCAAATGCGAACTTTTTATTACCGATTCCTGTCCGgccaaaaaaaactacaatcgACCTTTTTAGACAACTCGCCCTGCCGggctattattaaaattataaacaaagatTCGCTTCACCTCCTTGGTTGTCCCGTCTAAGTTTTCAAAGGATTTGATATCCTTTGAAAACTTCgtcgaatgagggctatcgtttttttgctcaccagttggcgcctctgttgatggtggtc harbors:
- the LOC134752858 gene encoding uncharacterized protein LOC134752858: MTLGFLVNCFLQCCFIKIVTAQMPATKYIQMGSMAPVRPTVPTLPSVSMPYTANPTLSSLINNYIPNLPYSNLPLPFNLPNAPPIMPMSSPQMNLPLPFTNVPPVMPLSPSMNLAVPSSNLKPTPPSSFIDPTVMNNLAIALHLLILNNLLHPEQEASKTNVPTEPKTPPSYPQNPPHPQEAAPSSPYPQNYYPEPQETAPYAPPNSKFLGSSGFAEPPLPSLMGAPMPLGSRSHHCLMSPYEVLTSGPQPGKDVFAQYGPQNLKADFQSPYNSLMAIDNTSKDLFSMF